The Akkermansiaceae bacterium genome has a window encoding:
- a CDS encoding sulfatase-like hydrolase/transferase: MLNLRSWISPLLLAGISIGLCQAEPTATRERPNIIVILCDDLGYGDLSCYGHQVIETPILDKLAQGGIRFTDGYTAAPVCSPSRAGMLTGRNPYRSGIYEWIAGGPVHLRRSEVTFPELLKRGGYQTMLAGKWHLNGHFNQPDKQPTPGDHGFDYWFATHNNASPSHHNPSNFVRNGKAVGKLEGYSSSIVVRETLGWLDGREQKESPFLSVLTFHEPHTPVASPPELVERYQAHEKIPGQAIYWANVAQVDRAVGELLEGLKKRGLYQNTLIVFTSDNGPEEWLRYPGCRLQHGSVGPLRGHKLDVFEGGIRVPMIVSWPAAIAQGRVSGVPVSSLDLLPTFCALAGVPVPDDLQLDGCDISIYIAEDAKPDRRQPLFWFYQSARGYANFAMRDGDYTLIARRTGELFYPGMQVSNERCLQEIMSCEPRAHELYKISQDLLEVHDLKNDEPDAFKRMQSDMNRVWADIKKDCVDWDKE; this comes from the coding sequence ATGCTTAACCTACGATCATGGATCAGCCCTCTGCTACTGGCAGGGATATCAATCGGACTCTGCCAGGCGGAGCCAACCGCAACCCGGGAACGACCTAACATCATTGTCATCCTCTGTGACGATCTGGGCTATGGCGACCTGTCCTGCTACGGTCACCAAGTCATCGAGACACCGATTCTGGACAAGCTGGCGCAGGGAGGAATCCGATTCACCGACGGCTACACAGCGGCGCCGGTGTGTTCGCCTTCGCGCGCCGGCATGCTCACCGGACGCAACCCGTATCGCAGTGGGATCTACGAGTGGATTGCCGGAGGTCCGGTGCATCTGCGCCGTTCCGAGGTGACCTTTCCAGAGCTGCTGAAGCGCGGTGGCTACCAAACCATGCTCGCCGGAAAATGGCACCTCAACGGACATTTCAACCAGCCGGACAAACAACCGACGCCCGGAGATCACGGCTTCGACTACTGGTTCGCCACCCACAACAACGCCAGCCCGAGTCACCACAACCCGTCGAACTTTGTCCGCAATGGCAAGGCGGTGGGGAAACTGGAAGGCTACTCCAGCTCGATCGTGGTGCGCGAGACACTCGGCTGGCTGGATGGTCGCGAGCAGAAGGAGTCGCCATTCCTGAGTGTGCTGACATTTCACGAACCCCACACCCCGGTGGCCTCTCCGCCGGAACTGGTGGAACGCTACCAAGCACACGAAAAAATCCCCGGTCAGGCGATTTACTGGGCGAACGTCGCGCAAGTGGACAGGGCGGTGGGCGAGTTGCTGGAGGGTTTGAAAAAGCGCGGTCTCTATCAGAACACGCTGATTGTTTTCACCTCCGACAACGGGCCGGAAGAGTGGCTTCGCTATCCGGGTTGCCGACTTCAGCACGGATCGGTGGGTCCATTGCGCGGGCACAAACTGGATGTTTTTGAAGGCGGGATCCGCGTGCCGATGATCGTCAGTTGGCCGGCGGCGATCGCGCAGGGCCGGGTATCAGGGGTGCCAGTTTCCTCCCTCGACCTGTTGCCGACCTTTTGTGCGCTGGCCGGGGTGCCCGTGCCTGACGACCTGCAACTCGACGGCTGTGATATTTCAATATACATTGCGGAGGATGCGAAACCCGATCGCCGCCAACCGCTGTTCTGGTTTTATCAATCGGCCAGAGGATACGCCAACTTTGCGATGCGTGACGGCGACTACACCTTGATCGCGCGACGCACCGGCGAGCTGTTTTATCCTGGGATGCAGGTCAGCAACGAACGTTGCCTGCAGGAAATCATGAGCTGCGAACCCCGTGCTCACGAACTTTACAAAATCAGCCAGGATCTACTCGAAGTGCACGATCTTAAAAACGACGAGCCGGACGCGTTCAAACGGATGCAGTCCGACATGAACCGCGTTTGGGCGGATATCAAGAAAGACTGCGTCGATTGGGACAAGGAGTAA